A region from the Rufibacter sp. DG15C genome encodes:
- a CDS encoding nuclear transport factor 2 family protein, translated as MKKLFLSMTFLLATTLGWAQCVSTEQDKAGVQAACMDYIQAFYKADTTIAYRSVHPKLQKRGFSFSQANQTYSQQLEMPFPALISLAKRWNKDGKQANANSVQTVQILDICDKTASAKVTAVWGIDYIHLVKEDGKWWVMNVLWQSLPNQKK; from the coding sequence ATGAAAAAGCTATTCCTATCAATGACGTTTCTTCTAGCTACTACCCTGGGCTGGGCGCAGTGCGTTTCTACAGAGCAAGACAAAGCGGGCGTGCAGGCCGCGTGCATGGATTACATTCAGGCGTTTTACAAGGCAGATACCACCATCGCCTACCGTAGCGTCCACCCGAAGTTGCAGAAGCGAGGCTTCTCTTTTTCGCAGGCCAATCAAACCTATTCACAACAACTAGAAATGCCGTTTCCGGCTTTGATTAGCTTGGCCAAGCGTTGGAACAAGGATGGAAAACAAGCCAATGCCAACTCGGTGCAAACTGTGCAGATTCTGGACATCTGCGACAAAACCGCCTCTGCCAAGGTGACCGCCGTCTGGGGCATTGACTACATCCATCTGGTGAAGGAAGACGGCAAGTGGTGGGTAATGAACGTGCTCTGGCAGTCCCTGCCTAACCAAAAGAAGTAA
- a CDS encoding transglutaminase domain-containing protein, translating into MRISTLLPFRGILLVLCLLGSALVQAQDAPVKYGKVTEEELKMTSYAKDTSAAAVILADYGRSYFTVVNNSMKLNFERVMRIKVLKKAGYEMANITVPYYQQSSSSKELVLNIKATTYNLENNQVVKVKMDNSAIFDEKESENWYNKKFTLPAVKEGSVLDISYAISSDFIFNFRDWTFQGSIPVVHSEYRASIPEYYEYKNFVQGYEPMVVNEVLPGSMTVTTTQRESSGGNIGVSSNTTSSSENVRTVNHRWVMKDVPAITAESYITTIQDYIAKIEFELEWIRYPYEMAKRVAGNWNKLTDEFLLEDRFGAQLNRTGYFKNEVASLQSVKDTLEKVNTIYDYVKKNVKWNGKGGVLATNTLRKAFEIKSGNAADINLMLVAMLRDAGLESYPIVLSTRDHGRVPTHAPMLNKFNYVVAFVKTPKGDLLLDATDPFMPLGQLPKHCLNGQGWLVAKDQGSWIPLVPQGKSTELLNAELSILPTGIMSGKVQESSSGLLAVNMRTAVKEAGEAKYMEKLVNAQNQFERKKPVLKDLAQIQKPISLEYEITSTGDGQAKDIIYVNPMLLKARQENPFKHTERKYPVDFGHGTEEVYVCNFTIPEGYVVEEMPKGVMMSLPDNGGKFTYMLQQTGNKVQVMSKVTISRPIFYAQEYEALKQFYSQIVAKHAEQIVLKKKI; encoded by the coding sequence ATGCGTATTTCTACCCTTTTGCCGTTTCGCGGCATCTTGTTGGTGCTTTGTCTTTTAGGCAGTGCCCTAGTCCAAGCCCAGGACGCTCCCGTGAAATATGGGAAAGTGACCGAAGAAGAACTTAAGATGACTTCCTACGCCAAAGACACCAGCGCCGCCGCGGTGATCTTGGCAGACTATGGAAGGTCATACTTTACCGTAGTTAATAATAGCATGAAACTGAATTTTGAGCGGGTGATGCGTATCAAAGTCTTGAAAAAGGCCGGTTATGAAATGGCTAATATTACCGTGCCGTACTATCAGCAGTCCTCAAGCAGTAAAGAGCTGGTATTGAATATTAAGGCCACCACATATAATCTGGAGAATAACCAGGTAGTGAAAGTAAAGATGGACAACAGCGCCATCTTTGATGAGAAGGAAAGTGAGAACTGGTACAACAAGAAATTCACTCTGCCAGCAGTAAAGGAGGGCTCTGTTCTTGATATATCTTACGCCATATCCTCAGACTTCATCTTTAATTTTAGAGACTGGACTTTTCAGGGCTCTATACCGGTGGTGCATAGTGAATACCGTGCCTCCATTCCTGAATATTATGAATACAAAAATTTCGTGCAGGGTTATGAGCCAATGGTGGTGAATGAGGTGCTGCCCGGATCCATGACTGTCACTACTACGCAACGGGAATCATCTGGTGGAAACATTGGCGTAAGCAGCAATACTACTTCTAGCAGTGAAAATGTACGGACTGTGAACCATAGGTGGGTCATGAAAGATGTGCCTGCTATTACGGCAGAGTCTTACATTACCACTATTCAAGACTATATCGCTAAAATTGAGTTTGAGTTGGAGTGGATCAGGTATCCGTATGAGATGGCAAAGCGGGTAGCCGGTAATTGGAACAAACTCACGGACGAGTTCTTGCTAGAAGACCGGTTTGGCGCGCAATTGAACCGCACTGGTTACTTCAAAAATGAAGTGGCGTCATTGCAGTCTGTAAAAGATACCTTGGAGAAGGTGAACACCATCTATGACTACGTAAAGAAGAATGTAAAGTGGAATGGCAAAGGCGGTGTTCTGGCTACCAACACTTTACGCAAGGCCTTCGAAATTAAATCTGGAAACGCTGCAGACATTAACCTCATGCTGGTGGCTATGTTGCGTGACGCTGGCCTGGAGTCCTACCCAATTGTGCTGAGCACGCGTGACCACGGCAGAGTACCTACCCATGCACCCATGCTTAACAAGTTTAACTATGTGGTAGCCTTTGTGAAAACGCCGAAAGGTGATTTGCTGTTGGATGCTACAGATCCTTTCATGCCTTTGGGCCAACTGCCTAAGCATTGCTTGAACGGGCAGGGTTGGTTGGTAGCCAAAGACCAAGGCTCCTGGATTCCATTGGTACCACAGGGCAAGTCTACAGAGCTGTTGAACGCAGAACTGAGCATTTTGCCTACAGGAATCATGAGCGGAAAAGTACAGGAGTCAAGCAGTGGCCTGTTGGCCGTGAACATGCGCACCGCCGTGAAAGAGGCAGGTGAAGCAAAGTACATGGAGAAACTTGTGAACGCTCAAAACCAGTTTGAACGCAAGAAGCCTGTCTTAAAAGACCTTGCCCAGATACAAAAGCCAATTTCCCTGGAATATGAAATCACCAGCACCGGTGACGGCCAAGCCAAGGATATCATTTATGTGAACCCTATGCTCTTGAAGGCTAGACAGGAGAACCCATTCAAACACACAGAGCGCAAGTACCCAGTGGACTTTGGCCATGGCACAGAAGAAGTGTACGTGTGTAACTTCACCATTCCAGAAGGCTATGTAGTGGAAGAAATGCCTAAGGGTGTGATGATGTCCTTGCCTGACAACGGGGGTAAGTTTACCTACATGCTGCAGCAGACGGGCAACAAGGTACAGGTGATGAGCAAAGTGACCATCTCTCGTCCAATCTTCTATGCCCAGGAGTATGAGGCGCTTAAACAATTCTACTCTCAGATTGTAGCCAAGCACGCAGAGCAGATTGTGCTTAAAAAGAAAATCTAA
- a CDS encoding DUF3857 domain-containing protein — MKNWILAVGVVVLSCTSASAGEPSYSALTIDASLKKDANAVVRADDVIFTVHSPQSASQKVRQVVTILNENGNGHASLAVGYDKLTKIDYIKGAVYDMMGKKVKTLKASDITDVSAVSEGTLFDDNRMKVVKLSLPSYPYTVEFEYQTSTNNLLFYPTWYAISTDKTSVEHSYFQVSMPADMPLRYRELNLPAKVETAQTNGRKLYSWTMKNITPLEVEPMSMGYRDLIPMVVTAPSDFEVHGYKGNMNTWSDFGKWLTQLNAGRDILPEATKQEIKNLTAALSDPLAKAEAAYNYMQNKTRYVGIQLGIGGWQPFEATTVDSKGYGDCKALSNYTKSLLEAAGVTSYYAVIRGGEGELPIINDFPSNQFNHVVLCVPTAKDTLWLECTSQTEDAGYTGTFTGDRYALLVKPEGGVLVRTPQFDAKDNGQYRSVKVKLNAQGGGVAEATTLFSGSQHEHRKTMTHHYSPEEQLKWLYKNTDIPAFEIKKFTLSQTEKSRSPKMKETLQLDLPRVASVSGKRLFITPNLMNRWTFVPPVTENRKQDVVWREPFYDTDTVEYEIPAGYLPESVPQPVKISSVFGEYKSQVSIKGGRLVYVRELTMHKSRQAPGKYQELVNFLKQVSKADQQQVVLAATPS, encoded by the coding sequence ATGAAAAACTGGATATTAGCTGTTGGGGTGGTGGTACTTTCCTGTACCTCCGCCAGTGCCGGAGAGCCTTCGTATTCTGCCTTGACCATTGACGCCTCGCTTAAAAAAGACGCCAACGCGGTGGTGCGCGCAGATGATGTGATTTTTACCGTCCACTCGCCGCAGTCTGCCTCGCAGAAAGTGCGGCAGGTGGTCACTATCCTAAATGAGAATGGCAATGGCCATGCAAGTTTAGCCGTGGGGTATGATAAGCTCACCAAGATAGATTACATCAAGGGCGCGGTGTATGACATGATGGGCAAGAAAGTGAAAACCTTGAAAGCCTCTGACATTACAGACGTAAGCGCCGTGAGCGAAGGGACTCTGTTTGATGACAACCGCATGAAAGTGGTCAAGCTCTCCCTGCCTTCTTACCCATATACAGTGGAGTTTGAATACCAGACGAGTACCAACAACCTGCTGTTCTATCCTACGTGGTATGCCATAAGCACAGATAAAACCTCTGTGGAGCACTCGTATTTTCAAGTGTCCATGCCCGCAGATATGCCGTTGCGCTACCGGGAGCTCAACCTGCCGGCAAAAGTAGAGACGGCGCAGACCAACGGGAGAAAACTCTACAGCTGGACCATGAAGAACATCACGCCCTTAGAGGTAGAACCCATGAGCATGGGCTACCGTGATCTGATTCCTATGGTAGTGACGGCGCCCTCAGATTTTGAAGTGCACGGGTATAAGGGAAACATGAACACGTGGTCAGACTTCGGGAAGTGGCTTACTCAGCTAAATGCAGGGAGGGACATATTGCCAGAAGCCACCAAGCAGGAAATCAAGAACCTTACAGCGGCTTTGTCAGACCCGCTAGCCAAAGCGGAAGCTGCCTATAACTACATGCAGAATAAGACGCGCTATGTGGGTATCCAATTGGGGATAGGCGGCTGGCAGCCTTTTGAGGCGACTACAGTGGACTCTAAAGGCTACGGAGACTGCAAAGCACTAAGTAATTACACCAAGTCTCTGCTAGAGGCGGCCGGTGTTACTAGCTACTACGCGGTCATAAGAGGAGGCGAAGGCGAGTTGCCCATCATCAATGACTTTCCTAGCAACCAATTCAACCATGTGGTGCTTTGCGTGCCCACTGCCAAAGACACCCTGTGGCTGGAGTGCACCAGCCAAACCGAAGACGCCGGGTACACCGGTACTTTCACCGGAGACAGGTATGCGCTGTTGGTGAAGCCAGAAGGGGGCGTCTTGGTGAGAACTCCCCAGTTTGACGCAAAAGACAACGGGCAGTATAGAAGTGTAAAGGTAAAACTGAATGCGCAGGGCGGTGGAGTGGCAGAAGCAACCACGTTGTTCTCTGGCAGCCAGCATGAGCACCGCAAAACCATGACGCATCATTACAGCCCAGAGGAACAGCTCAAATGGCTTTACAAGAACACTGATATTCCGGCCTTTGAGATCAAGAAGTTTACCCTGAGCCAGACTGAGAAATCCAGGTCGCCTAAGATGAAGGAGACGTTGCAATTGGACCTGCCCAGAGTGGCTTCGGTGAGCGGCAAGCGCCTGTTCATCACCCCCAATCTCATGAACCGCTGGACCTTTGTGCCGCCTGTTACCGAAAATAGAAAGCAGGATGTGGTTTGGCGCGAGCCTTTCTATGACACAGACACCGTGGAGTATGAGATACCGGCGGGCTACCTGCCAGAAAGCGTTCCGCAGCCTGTAAAGATTTCTTCTGTGTTTGGTGAGTACAAATCACAAGTGAGCATAAAAGGCGGCCGATTGGTGTACGTGCGGGAATTGACCATGCACAAAAGCCGCCAGGCGCCGGGCAAATACCAGGAACTGGTCAATTTCTTAAAGCAAGTCTCCAAGGCAGACCAGCAGCAGGTAGTCTTGGCGGCCACCCCTTCTTAA
- a CDS encoding adenylate/guanylate cyclase domain-containing protein: protein MSCHVDFKGEKLVSVAEGQSLLDASLAAGIPHYHACGGKGQCTTCRVLVLAGADHLTPETDAELAIRAVRHFPKNVRLACQVQVTGPDVQVQRLIKDDADRFIFLNGEQDNITEVTGVRRKMALFFIDIRNFTPFIEAHLPFDVIHIMRRMFSLTRNAIEQYDGRIIDTAGDGLYAVFGMDTKIKKATESAVLAGLKILEDVKIFNNTYMRPYFNHNFEVGIGVHVGKVIYGNVGIGLNNNLTVMGYPVNIAARLQAATKEVNNSFVISQRAYSLLKNPPYSMDSTMLSLKGVRTEFEVQLIGKPYQYATTSAQPK, encoded by the coding sequence ATGTCCTGTCACGTTGATTTCAAAGGAGAGAAATTGGTGTCGGTGGCAGAAGGGCAGTCTTTGCTGGATGCGTCTCTGGCGGCGGGCATTCCGCACTATCACGCCTGCGGCGGAAAAGGGCAGTGCACCACTTGCCGGGTGCTGGTGCTGGCCGGCGCAGACCACCTGACTCCGGAAACCGATGCGGAGCTAGCCATCAGGGCGGTGCGCCACTTCCCCAAAAATGTGCGCCTGGCCTGCCAAGTGCAGGTCACGGGGCCAGACGTGCAGGTGCAACGCCTTATCAAAGACGACGCAGACCGCTTCATCTTCCTCAACGGAGAGCAAGACAACATCACCGAGGTGACGGGCGTGCGCCGGAAAATGGCCTTGTTTTTCATTGACATCCGCAATTTCACGCCTTTCATTGAGGCGCATTTGCCTTTTGACGTCATCCATATCATGCGCCGTATGTTCAGCCTCACGCGCAATGCCATTGAGCAATATGACGGCAGAATCATAGACACCGCCGGCGATGGTTTGTACGCGGTCTTCGGGATGGATACTAAAATCAAGAAAGCCACCGAGTCTGCGGTGCTGGCGGGCCTCAAGATTCTGGAAGACGTCAAAATCTTCAACAACACCTATATGCGCCCCTACTTCAACCACAACTTTGAGGTGGGCATTGGCGTGCACGTGGGCAAGGTCATTTACGGGAATGTGGGCATCGGGCTGAACAACAACCTCACTGTGATGGGCTACCCCGTCAACATTGCCGCCCGACTGCAGGCCGCCACCAAGGAAGTGAACAACAGCTTCGTGATTTCACAGCGGGCGTACAGTCTACTCAAGAACCCGCCTTATTCCATGGACAGCACCATGCTCAGCCTCAAAGGCGTCCGCACCGAGTTTGAAGTGCAACTCATTGGCAAGCCTTATCAATACGCTACCACCTCGGCGCAACCTAAGTAA
- a CDS encoding alpha/beta hydrolase, giving the protein MYTHQKNVITAGKPLTPDSKVLVMVHGRGATAQSILELANHLPVEEFALFAPQATQHSWYPYSFMAPSEQNQPALDSALEQLDTLVNGLLTQGVKSENIYLLGFSQGACLSSEYATRHAKRYGGLLLFTGGLIGQQLETSNYQGDFAGTPVLITTGDPDPHVPVSRVEETVAIMEKMGAKVTQKIYKGRPHTILQEEINLAKEILSPATVS; this is encoded by the coding sequence ATGTACACGCATCAAAAGAACGTCATCACTGCCGGCAAGCCTTTGACCCCAGACAGCAAAGTGCTGGTGATGGTCCATGGCCGGGGCGCCACCGCGCAAAGCATTCTGGAACTGGCCAATCATCTGCCGGTAGAGGAGTTCGCGTTGTTCGCCCCGCAGGCCACCCAGCACAGTTGGTATCCCTACAGTTTCATGGCGCCTTCAGAGCAAAATCAACCGGCCTTAGACTCCGCCTTAGAGCAACTGGACACCTTGGTGAACGGTCTGCTAACACAAGGCGTGAAGAGCGAAAACATCTACCTGCTAGGCTTCTCGCAGGGCGCGTGTCTTTCCTCTGAATACGCCACCCGCCACGCCAAGCGCTACGGAGGATTGCTTTTGTTTACCGGCGGCTTGATTGGCCAGCAACTGGAGACAAGTAACTACCAGGGAGATTTCGCCGGGACGCCGGTCCTCATCACCACTGGAGACCCAGACCCACACGTGCCCGTAAGCAGGGTGGAGGAGACGGTGGCCATTATGGAGAAGATGGGCGCGAAGGTGACCCAGAAAATCTACAAAGGCCGTCCGCACACCATTCTGCAGGAAGAGATTAACTTGGCCAAAGAAATTCTGTCACCGGCCACAGTCAGCTAA
- a CDS encoding GNAT family N-acetyltransferase has product MDLTITNNEAAHRFETEVEGRTAFITYKLRPGVITVLHTEVPQELEGRGIAGAMTRHVLDYIAAENLQLVPLCPYMASYLKKHPEYQYLIKP; this is encoded by the coding sequence ATGGACTTGACCATCACCAACAACGAAGCGGCCCATCGCTTTGAGACCGAAGTGGAAGGGCGCACGGCTTTTATTACCTACAAGCTTCGGCCGGGTGTCATCACCGTGCTCCACACCGAAGTGCCCCAGGAACTGGAAGGCCGAGGCATTGCCGGCGCCATGACCAGGCACGTGCTGGACTACATTGCCGCAGAGAATCTGCAACTGGTGCCCTTGTGCCCGTACATGGCATCTTATCTCAAAAAGCACCCCGAATACCAATATCTGATAAAGCCGTAA
- a CDS encoding sigma-54 dependent transcriptional regulator → MVQPTLGKILIIDDNEDVLFSAKMLLKKHAQQVLIEKDPRKIPFLLNHDTYDLILLDMNFTEDISSGNEGFFWLKEILARDPSAVVIMITAFGDVEMAVRALKEGATDFVLKPWQNEKLIATLTAASRLKSSYKEISSLKKTNSALASQLNQSVDLVTGKSPAMQQLLHLMHRVAKTDADVLLLGENGTGKEVIARALHQESARAEKVFITVDMGAVTETLFESELFGHKKGAFTDAKEDRVGRFEMANGGTLFLDEIGNLSLAMQAKLLTVLQRREVIRVGTGQPIPIDVRLICATNMPLQQMVAQGQFRQDLLYRINTIELHLPPLRNRLEDLPLLVDHFLQRYAQKYKQPAKSLSESALDRLKRYDWPGNIRELEHVLERASIISENHVLQPQDFFFLQVQQHILNTETASQTHNLDEVEKATVVKAMSKYDGNISKAAKELGLSRASLYRRLEKYGL, encoded by the coding sequence ATCGTGCAACCAACCTTAGGCAAAATCCTGATTATAGATGACAACGAGGACGTGCTGTTCTCTGCCAAGATGCTTTTGAAAAAGCACGCCCAGCAGGTGCTCATTGAGAAAGACCCGCGCAAGATTCCGTTCCTGCTTAATCATGATACCTATGACCTGATTCTGCTTGACATGAACTTCACCGAGGATATTTCCAGCGGCAATGAGGGCTTCTTCTGGCTCAAGGAGATTCTGGCCCGCGACCCCAGCGCCGTGGTGATTATGATTACCGCGTTTGGCGATGTGGAGATGGCCGTGCGCGCCCTCAAAGAAGGCGCCACTGATTTTGTGCTCAAGCCTTGGCAGAACGAAAAACTGATTGCCACCCTCACTGCAGCATCAAGACTTAAAAGCTCCTACAAAGAAATCTCCTCGCTCAAGAAAACCAATTCGGCGCTGGCCTCTCAATTGAACCAGAGTGTGGATTTGGTGACCGGTAAAAGCCCGGCCATGCAACAGCTATTGCACCTCATGCACCGCGTGGCCAAAACCGATGCCGATGTCTTGCTCCTGGGCGAAAACGGTACCGGGAAAGAGGTCATCGCCCGCGCCCTGCACCAAGAATCTGCCCGCGCAGAAAAAGTGTTCATTACGGTAGACATGGGTGCGGTGACAGAGACTTTATTTGAAAGCGAATTATTCGGACACAAGAAAGGCGCATTTACAGACGCAAAGGAAGACCGCGTGGGCCGCTTTGAAATGGCTAACGGCGGTACCCTGTTTCTGGACGAGATTGGCAACCTGTCCCTAGCCATGCAAGCCAAACTACTTACCGTTTTGCAACGCCGTGAGGTGATACGCGTGGGCACCGGACAACCCATTCCCATTGACGTGCGGTTGATTTGCGCCACCAACATGCCCTTACAGCAGATGGTGGCACAGGGACAGTTTAGGCAGGATTTGCTGTACCGCATCAATACCATAGAACTGCACTTACCGCCGTTGCGCAACCGCCTGGAGGATTTGCCATTGCTGGTAGACCATTTCCTGCAACGCTACGCCCAGAAATACAAACAGCCGGCCAAATCCCTGTCAGAGTCGGCGCTTGACAGGCTCAAGCGTTATGACTGGCCAGGCAACATTCGGGAGCTGGAACACGTGCTGGAGCGGGCGTCCATCATCTCAGAGAACCATGTGTTGCAACCGCAGGATTTTTTCTTTTTGCAGGTACAACAGCATATACTAAATACAGAAACTGCTTCGCAGACGCACAACCTGGACGAAGTAGAGAAAGCCACGGTGGTCAAGGCCATGAGCAAGTATGATGGCAACATCTCCAAGGCCGCCAAAGAGCTGGGCCTCTCCCGCGCCTCGCTTTACAGAAGACTGGAGAAGTATGGGCTTTAG
- a CDS encoding PAS domain-containing sensor histidine kinase — protein sequence MMATSPRPPKSWASPAPRFTEDWRSMGFRNFRFQIVARVLLLVATVFVFFKIGFDASLVSTQVFVGLLIAAQTVALIVFLERTTNRLVKFLNTIKYDDFTEVFTSRGEGEKFDELYKSYNEVIKKFKDIRSEKEATTHYFQTVVQHIGIGILTFKKSGEVQLMNNAAKRLLQVPRLEHVEHLRAVSSQLAEQLLTLPAGQSAVLKLPHGKERVPVSLFAVDLVLRGEDFRLVSIQNIQRELEDKEMEAWQNLIRVLTHEIMNSVTPIASLAGSVAADVQDYLEAQPGNQICLEREETEDMGMALQTIEKRSQGLVRFVNDFRSLARVPTPKKALFSVDEMFRQLQLLFQEEVAHENILFIVNCRPTNLTVLADRELLEQVLINLVRNAIHALADQPNKTLQLEAFQDSDSRTVLQVSDNGMGISEEAQEQIFLPFYTTKSTGSGIGLSLSKQIMRLHKGTLTVSSELGKGTTFTLRF from the coding sequence ATGATGGCAACATCTCCAAGGCCGCCAAAGAGCTGGGCCTCTCCCGCGCCTCGCTTTACAGAAGACTGGAGAAGTATGGGCTTTAGGAACTTCCGGTTTCAGATCGTGGCCCGCGTGCTATTGCTGGTGGCCACCGTGTTTGTGTTTTTCAAGATTGGCTTTGACGCTTCCTTGGTAAGTACCCAAGTCTTTGTGGGCCTATTGATTGCCGCGCAGACCGTGGCGCTCATTGTGTTTCTGGAGCGCACCACCAACCGCCTAGTCAAATTTCTAAACACCATCAAATACGATGACTTCACAGAGGTCTTCACCAGCCGGGGAGAGGGAGAGAAGTTTGACGAGCTCTACAAAAGCTACAACGAGGTCATCAAGAAATTCAAGGACATCCGCTCAGAGAAAGAAGCCACCACGCACTACTTCCAGACGGTGGTGCAACACATTGGCATAGGTATTCTCACGTTTAAGAAATCCGGCGAAGTCCAGCTCATGAACAACGCCGCCAAGCGCTTGTTGCAAGTGCCCAGGCTGGAGCATGTAGAGCATCTGCGCGCGGTTTCATCTCAATTAGCCGAGCAACTCCTCACGCTCCCCGCGGGTCAGAGTGCGGTGCTCAAACTGCCACACGGCAAAGAGCGCGTGCCTGTTTCTCTGTTTGCCGTGGATTTGGTCTTGCGCGGGGAGGACTTCCGGTTGGTGTCCATCCAGAACATTCAGCGGGAGCTGGAGGACAAGGAGATGGAGGCCTGGCAGAACCTGATTCGCGTACTCACGCATGAAATCATGAACTCGGTGACGCCCATAGCCTCTTTGGCCGGAAGCGTAGCCGCCGATGTACAGGATTACCTGGAGGCCCAGCCCGGCAACCAAATCTGTCTGGAGCGCGAAGAAACCGAAGACATGGGCATGGCCCTGCAAACCATTGAGAAGCGCAGCCAGGGCCTGGTGCGCTTCGTGAACGACTTCCGGAGCCTGGCCCGCGTGCCCACGCCTAAAAAAGCGTTGTTCAGCGTAGATGAAATGTTCAGGCAGTTGCAGTTGCTGTTCCAGGAGGAGGTGGCCCATGAGAACATCCTGTTCATTGTCAATTGCCGCCCAACTAACTTAACCGTGCTCGCTGACCGGGAACTGCTGGAGCAGGTGCTCATCAACCTGGTGCGCAACGCCATCCACGCCCTGGCCGACCAACCCAACAAAACCCTACAGCTGGAAGCCTTCCAAGACTCAGACAGCCGTACAGTGTTGCAGGTCTCAGACAATGGCATGGGAATCTCTGAGGAGGCCCAGGAGCAGATTTTCCTGCCATTTTACACCACCAAATCCACCGGCTCGGGCATTGGCTTGAGTTTGTCCAAGCAGATTATGCGCTTACACAAAGGCACGTTGACGGTGAGTTCAGAACTGGGGAAGGGGACTACGTTTACGCTTCGTTTTTAG